TCTAACCACCTAATTCAACTAAACTAAATTAGTTGAACTAAACAAGCTAAACAGAATGAGCTAAACCAGATTAAATGAGATGAAAGGGGAACCTGGGAAGCAGGGAATTGGAACAGGGGAAGGGAAGGGAAagattgatgatgatgagtgaaTGGCCGGAGCAACACGGTGGCGGCCTAGTGGTAGCGCTGGGGTAGCGACAGTGGCAGAGGGTGGGTGCACAGTAAAACAGGGTCTAGTAGTGGCTCTGGGCTCGTGGAGAAACACTGGACATCGGGCAACCATCATTGTAAAGATTAAAATGCAAATCAGAAGACATCAAACAAAAATATCCCTGAGTTCACGTCAGCAATAGTTAGTCTTCCAAACTGACGACATTTCTTGGATTCAATATTCACAAATTGCTTAAAGACTCAAACCCATAAAAGAATTGCTGCATTTATAATCTAAAGAGAGAAAATTACAATATTGGACCTACCCAAAAGCTTCAACctatttgaattcttttggaATGTATCTTCTAGCTTTCTCTGCCTTCACAAGATGGAGTTAATACAAGGCACtgataaacaaagaaaaagaacagTTAATGAAAGAAACAATTCCCATTTCCCACAAATTAAAGTTGAACATACATAAACAACACTTAGAGAAAGATTCACTGTTACAATTTTGCAGACTTAATGAATTACCTTCCTCTAAATACCCATGTGATGTCTTTTAAAGCCACCAAAGTTGTTTCCAACATGTCAAGGCCAGCCTGGTTTGCAAAGATAAACACCGGCACCGACTACGATCCAGACAGAGAATCATATATATCTTAAATTAAAGGCTTTCATGGAAATGATGAACTCTACTATGAACAAAACATCTGCCATACCTTCAAAGAACAGCACAAAATGGCATCCTGATGATGCCACAAATGTTTAAGCACTGACTCACTAATGAGAGAATCAGATTTCAGCAACTCTGCCCCCAAATAATAACTGTTATTAGaagaaaaaagaacaaaaaagtGAAGGGCATTATTAGATACTTTTCAAGAATGAATATTCAACAATAAAGCTTGAACACAATACAACAGATGTAGACTTGCCTATAACTGCAGCAGATCCAGTTGGCAAGTGTAAGAGCCTCTGGAGAACCAGGAGAGAGTTTTGAGCCAACTGCCGGGTTTATACCAGATGGAGAAATCGCCATGGCAACCCTATGCACAGAGGAAATCACACTACGGATGTCTGCTCCATTGCGACGGTGCTGGCTCGGGGATCGACAGTTTGAGAGTTGCAACAGGAATCTCTCATGCTTTAGAAATCTGGATGAAGAGAGCAAGGGATAAGTCAGGACAACCTCCAATAGaataatttttatcaaaaaaacTAGAATTCTATCCCTGAAATGAACAGTATTGCCTAGTTTATGTTAAAGATAAGAACCATTGCCTTAATTATACAATCAAAATGATCATGGTTACATCAATGAAATGAGTTTAATCAGAAAACGTGCACAGTACCATGTACACTGCAAAAAAGAATCAAACGAATCCAACGCCTAAATTCAAATGAGTTGGTAAGAACATAGATCAGGTTCCTTATTCCAACTACTATTTCTTTCATTCAGGTTCTAGCCAACAAAGTAACAAACCAAGAAAGCCAAGTTACCAGATCCAATTGCCATAAAAAACCAAATCCCTTTATATCAAACTCAAAATCAGAAAAATTATCAGTttaattgaaattgaaacataccaatccataagctccCGGAAATCCAGAACTGCGCTTCTCATCGTTCATAGATCCCGAAACCTTGGCGTCGGAGTCAACGTGCACCGCAACTAATTCCTTCTGctcctcaagatctgtggaagAATTCCCACTCTTGCCTCTGCCATCAACTACTCCCAAGTCCATATAGAACACGAGACCAACGAAGAATGCATAAAACCCTACGAATCCAATCGCCTGCCACAGGAAGATCTCCGCGCTAAGATACACGTAGAAGAGGAACATCGCTGCCGTCAAGTAGAAGAGCACGTCACTGACGAAGGATGCGGGGTCGAGGGAGAACGGAGCGGCGTAGAAGGCGACGAATCCGACAACGAGGGCGGAGAGCAAGGTACCGGCGGAGAGGATGGCGCCGAATCGGTGCGGTACTGGCCAGAGCGGAGGGCAGCGAGGGAGGAAAAGACGTCGGGGGAGCCTGATACGACATCATTGGCTGCATGTGCGGCACAGACGCCGGAACAGCAACGCCACCGGCAGCAGAGGCGACGGCGGGAGCCATTGCAACCGCAGAACTAACACCAGGAGGTGGAATGACGGATTCTGGTAGGCAAGGCTGGGCGGAGCGGCGCCTCCGGATGGATTTAGCAGCGGGGAGAATTGTGGTGCCTGAGGAGACAGCGGCCGGAAGGAGGGGGCGGCGGGAGGCGCGAAGGGAGGTCCAGTGGAGACCTGAGGCGGCACGTAGGAGAAGCTGGGATGATGCTGCTGCAACGGCAGCGAGGGTGGTGGCGCGGAGAGCAGAGTCGGATTGGGATGTAGAAGGTGGAGCGTGAGGGGTTATTAGGGTTATGGGTTGTGAGTGACGGCGACTGAGAGAGCCTCAAAGCTTTTGAAGTTTGAAGGTTAGTAGGATTCAGGGTTATTGGATttggggtttttttttttgggtaaaccttttggccacgcttttaaagcgtaccAAAAGAGTATCAGGATATGGCCACGTTTTGTAAGCGTGGCTGTAATGTAACCCTgtcgccacgcttttaaaacgtCCTTGTTTCtctctatggccacgcttttgaagcgtggtAGAAAAAAAACGTGACCGTTTCTCTAATCAATTGCCACCCTTACAAAAGCGTGGCCGTTGATCTTTTTCtccacgcttttgaagcgtggcaaaaaaaaagTGGCCGAATCTCTAATCTATCGCCACCCTCATAAAAATGTGGCCATTTACcacttttggccacgcttttgaagcgtcGCAAGAAAAAAGTGTGGCCAtaggccttttttcttgtagtgaaaagtaaagaaaataatataacttaaataaatttataatattataagaaacatattaaatttctaaaataatataattaaaaaggCAATTCCATGATattattatacatataaaaaatatataattattctatgacaaataattacttaatttcaataattttaaatttgttatgacaaataattacttaatttattttttaattttgtttttaataaaaaatatattcacttagaaataaataatgtgattaaaaataaaattaaaaacataatgGAATAATTATCTACTGTAAAAATTTggtattattaaaaaataaaattaaaaataaagtttaactaaattaaacattaaaaaattttgatatattagagacaaaagatacaatttatattttattgtatatgtatcattttttttgttttccgcAAGTTTATGTAATAGTCATTCTACAAACAATTCAGGATGAGTAAAAGAAtctaagagtaaaattataaaaaaataaatttatttagaatgaaagtaatgtgattaagtgtaatttacttagatgtga
This sequence is a window from Arachis stenosperma cultivar V10309 chromosome 10, arast.V10309.gnm1.PFL2, whole genome shotgun sequence. Protein-coding genes within it:
- the LOC130955024 gene encoding homeobox-leucine zipper protein REVOLUTA-like, giving the protein MAISPSGINPAVGSKLSPGSPEALTLANWICCSYSYYLGAELLKSDSLISESVLKHLWHHQDAILCCSLKSVPVFIFANQAGLDMLETTLVALKDITWVFRGSALY